One genomic region from Acaryochloris thomasi RCC1774 encodes:
- a CDS encoding YkvA family protein — MQQVSSKELTLEALPSFPNSLFHFKSYDGAKALTAIFLLLSSIYLFTGFAGFIVDHTAWLHDLFYHQPPPTTAAHSIWWKMWNPVGSTLHHLASYVDLAVRGFLFVCTYCLAWATFDPRNIEGYVMGCFNSLLGMVYLISPIDMIPDFVPVVGGLDDTFMGFGVLFLGLSSIYRNKFRDVKTNTILELIDDGNNQKALKMLLEDKGISINERRQ; from the coding sequence ATGCAGCAGGTTAGCTCTAAAGAGCTAACCTTAGAAGCCCTACCTAGCTTCCCAAATTCACTATTCCATTTCAAATCATATGATGGTGCGAAGGCTTTAACTGCTATTTTTCTTCTGCTTTCTTCAATCTATCTATTTACTGGTTTTGCAGGCTTTATCGTTGACCATACGGCCTGGCTGCACGATCTTTTCTATCACCAGCCTCCACCGACTACAGCAGCCCATTCAATTTGGTGGAAGATGTGGAACCCAGTTGGGTCAACGTTGCACCATCTAGCCTCTTACGTTGATCTAGCTGTTCGGGGTTTCCTGTTCGTTTGCACGTACTGCTTAGCTTGGGCAACCTTTGACCCTCGGAATATTGAGGGCTATGTAATGGGCTGTTTCAACTCCTTGTTGGGGATGGTCTATCTGATTTCTCCTATCGATATGATCCCTGATTTTGTTCCAGTAGTAGGAGGTCTTGATGATACATTTATGGGCTTTGGAGTTCTCTTTTTAGGCTTGTCATCTATCTATAGAAATAAGTTTAGAGATGTAAAAACAAATACAATTCTAGAGCTAATTGATGATGGGAACAATCAAAAAGCATTAAAAATGCTCCTTGAAGACAAAGGGATTTCTATCAATGAGAGGAGGCAGTAA
- a CDS encoding serine/threonine protein kinase, translating to MSTATECCRSAARNPLLTVRKVTHPSICQSNPLLGRSIGDHHRYRLETQLGKGGMGHVYQATDTRLGKTVAVKLLNPSLKSDPTTTELDFKRRFERECAICAALTNENIVQVSDYGMTPEGQPFYVMEHLEGQTLEQVLKQETKLSVERTKQIMKQVCAGLRSAHEGVRFKTPQMETDECIKIIHRDLKPANIFLVPTELGERVKVIDFGIAKVQSLNLENMTLASSFLGTHHYSAPEQFDSQGQLDERADIYCLGIILYEMLTGADPFGLKTREQRVAGESWIKAHLLKPAQPLRSQVGCEHLPPGLERIVERCLEKHPDRRFPSVKALAQALDIEHETLPNSLVATSRKNLAGMTQTLSEIPVHFQQSESLAQVRQWLQAHLKRAVSPIQSKAGRASSHSLNDLSLSSKLSIVNSQLIERCRTELAFHIGPIASLVIEQALINRQYQQPKKFIEVLSHHIPDDDTATHFRRTLLSPTPTQLG from the coding sequence ATGAGCACAGCTACCGAATGCTGCCGTTCAGCGGCTAGAAACCCTCTATTGACGGTGCGAAAAGTGACTCATCCATCGATTTGTCAATCTAACCCTTTATTAGGTCGCTCTATTGGTGACCACCATCGATATCGCCTTGAAACCCAGCTTGGTAAAGGAGGGATGGGACACGTCTATCAAGCAACGGATACTCGATTGGGCAAGACCGTTGCGGTTAAACTCCTTAATCCATCATTGAAGAGCGACCCCACAACGACCGAACTCGATTTCAAACGAAGATTTGAGCGAGAATGTGCCATCTGTGCTGCTCTTACAAATGAAAATATTGTCCAAGTCAGCGACTACGGCATGACCCCTGAAGGGCAGCCCTTCTATGTGATGGAGCACCTTGAAGGACAAACCTTAGAGCAGGTTCTGAAGCAAGAGACCAAACTATCTGTAGAACGAACGAAGCAGATCATGAAGCAGGTCTGTGCAGGCTTGAGATCGGCTCATGAAGGCGTACGATTCAAAACCCCACAGATGGAGACCGATGAATGCATCAAAATCATCCACCGCGATCTGAAGCCCGCCAATATTTTCTTAGTCCCCACTGAGCTAGGAGAGCGAGTAAAGGTCATCGACTTTGGTATTGCCAAGGTGCAGTCCTTAAATTTAGAGAATATGACCCTAGCAAGCTCTTTCTTGGGCACACATCACTATTCCGCTCCAGAACAGTTCGATAGCCAGGGCCAGCTTGACGAACGAGCAGATATCTACTGCTTAGGAATCATTCTGTATGAAATGCTGACAGGTGCTGATCCCTTCGGTTTAAAGACTCGAGAGCAACGAGTCGCAGGCGAGTCTTGGATTAAAGCCCACTTACTCAAGCCAGCACAGCCACTGCGTTCTCAAGTAGGCTGTGAGCATCTACCGCCAGGACTTGAGCGCATTGTTGAGCGTTGCTTAGAGAAACACCCCGATCGGCGGTTCCCTTCAGTCAAAGCACTAGCCCAAGCACTAGATATTGAGCATGAGACTTTACCCAATAGCCTAGTAGCCACATCGAGGAAGAATCTAGCGGGTATGACTCAGACCTTAAGTGAAATTCCTGTTCATTTTCAACAGAGCGAATCACTTGCACAAGTGAGACAGTGGCTCCAAGCACATCTGAAACGCGCTGTCAGTCCTATCCAGAGCAAGGCAGGACGTGCTTCAAGTCATTCTCTAAACGATCTGTCTCTGTCTTCAAAATTATCAATTGTCAATTCACAACTCATTGAAAGATGCCGCACCGAGCTAGCTTTCCACATTGGCCCGATTGCGAGCTTGGTGATTGAGCAAGCACTCATCAACCGGCAATATCAACAGCCCAAAAAGTTCATTGAAGTTCTGTCTCATCATATCCCCGACGATGATACGGCTACTCATTTTCGCCGAACACTGCTGTCTCCAACCCCCACTCAGTTAGGTTAA